The genomic segment CGGACAGAGCTCAGGTTTTACTCCTATAAAATGTCCCACCACCCTCCATAGATGAATGTATGAGTCTTTTTCCTCCTGGCTAAGTTTTAGAGAGGATTGACCAAGACCTTCTACCACCAAACTGGAAAAAGATTGTAGAGTACCTGCCATATCTTCTTGGTTGATCGGTTGTCCCCAAGCAGCAGGATCCCAGTCTTTTCCTTTTCCGAGAAAATAACGTATAGAAGCATGCATTAATCTTACTTTCTGGGCGGTGCGTATCCCTTTACCTTGAGGGCCCAGTCCATTCTCCTGTGCGACAGAGATAACAAACTGAGTGGTTTCCATCAGTCTTCGATTGACTCCGTCTATTACACCATTCTGTTCTATCAATCTTCCAGTTTTGTAAAGTACCTGTGCTCCGTCTCCGCAAGAGTACGCCATGGGAAGAGACTTAACGCAAAGCATCATCAAGATTTGAGGACCATAAGTGGAGAATAACTGCTCTCCTTTTGCAATCTTGTTCTTATCCGCCCAAGAAGGGAGATCTTCCGTTTCATAAAAATATTTTTCTAAATAATCAGGTAAACCGGAAGGGATAGGATCCGAGTTCTTAGAAAGGGCATCGAAAAAGAGCATTGTTTTCTCTCTGTCAAAAGCGGATTCAGTAAAATATTTCGTGACAATCTCGTCCGCCAATGGATCAGTTTCTTTTCGTAATGCGCGTAACTCGTTCGAATTCATTCTAAAACTAAAACCTCGTCTCCGGAATGCGCCAGTTTTATATTTTGAATTTTAAAAAGAAAGCACTTGTAAAAAAAACCGTAACGAATTCCTTTAAGCATGCTTTTTGGATCTAGAGCTCGCAAAAAATTCTCCCTGTTTTTCTTGGCTATAATTTCTTTCCTTGCTCCTAAGTTAGAAGCTGTCGGACTTTTTCAGCCTTCTCATAATGCAAGATATGGAGGTATGGGAGGAGTCAATTTAGCCATTGGAGGATCTCCTATGGATATAGGGACTAATCCAGCTAACTTAAGTCTCAAAAATCGAAAGGAGTTGGAGTTCGGAATTTCTTTACCGTACATCCGTACAGTATACAAAGACAAGTTTTCAGACCCAGACCCAAATCTTTCCTACGAAAATTCAGAATCCTATAACGTGCTCGCCCCACTTCCCTATTTTGCGATCCGAATTCCAATCAGCGAAAAATGGACTTACGGTGGAGGAATTTATATACCAGGCGGAGGAAACGGAGAAGTTTCCGGACTCACAAGGATCACACCTAACGGTCAAAGTTTGAACGACTGGTCAGGGATGAAACTTCCCACTCCAATCGGAGATTCTAGAAGAATCCAGGAAAGTTACTCTTCTACTTTTTATCTAGTCAAATCCACTCATGCACTCTCCTATAAAATCGGTGGACTTTCTATAGCGCTCGGAGTCGAAGGAATTTATTCCAGACAGATCGCTTACCAAAAGTTTTACGACATTACCGGAAATATTGAAGTTCCCGGCCAAGGTTTTGATTATAAAAGTAAAAATGCATACGCACTCGGAGGGATCTTCGGGACAACGTACCAGATCACAGATACATTCAAGATTGCTTATTCTTACCAAACTTCCGCGAAAGTCCCTTTGGATGGAAGTATGCAAGTTGGTTCTTATCCGAGCCGTACTGGAGTTTCTGCAACATTTGCAGTCCCTGAAAGACATGGTTTAGGTTTTTCTTATGGAACGGATACATTTAAGATCGGAGTA from the Leptospira hartskeerlii genome contains:
- a CDS encoding oxygenase MpaB family protein — its product is MNSNELRALRKETDPLADEIVTKYFTESAFDREKTMLFFDALSKNSDPIPSGLPDYLEKYFYETEDLPSWADKNKIAKGEQLFSTYGPQILMMLCVKSLPMAYSCGDGAQVLYKTGRLIEQNGVIDGVNRRLMETTQFVISVAQENGLGPQGKGIRTAQKVRLMHASIRYFLGKGKDWDPAAWGQPINQEDMAGTLQSFSSLVVEGLGQSSLKLSQEEKDSYIHLWRVVGHFIGVKPELCPEGYDAAHSLGESIFNDQQKPSDAGKVLAKSLLDFMEYMLPGNLFDNLPLFFLQTYMGQKTSEVLGLGWPPKNPLGYFMEKIFKDFDSHVDDDEGFGKLVAYFASKLLFSMDHFYYGGKKARFWIPPSLRENWRL
- a CDS encoding OmpP1/FadL family transporter; protein product: MLFGSRARKKFSLFFLAIISFLAPKLEAVGLFQPSHNARYGGMGGVNLAIGGSPMDIGTNPANLSLKNRKELEFGISLPYIRTVYKDKFSDPDPNLSYENSESYNVLAPLPYFAIRIPISEKWTYGGGIYIPGGGNGEVSGLTRITPNGQSLNDWSGMKLPTPIGDSRRIQESYSSTFYLVKSTHALSYKIGGLSIALGVEGIYSRQIAYQKFYDITGNIEVPGQGFDYKSKNAYALGGIFGTTYQITDTFKIAYSYQTSAKVPLDGSMQVGSYPSRTGVSATFAVPERHGLGFSYGTDTFKIGVDALYYNYASYTSTYKQTLAAPVFPTAFGQTNVIPQNLSYHDSWALGIGGEWIVSDWTYRLGARHNSGVLRSEGTNALQAGIMVQDLVSGGLGYSTGKWKFDFTLLYYLPVRVYNGGSADWNFNHAVFSKDDIRVAEFKHSLRSDIPAILLGASYSFD